The genomic interval GACGCGGCCATGGAATACCAGGCCGAGAGCACGCCGCTGGTCATCTTCGCCGGCAAGGAATACGGCACCGGCTCCTCGCGCGACTGGGCGGCCAAGGGCACCAAGCTCCTCGGCGTGCGCGCCGTGATCGCCCAGTCGTTCGAGCGCATCCACCGCTCGAACCTGGTCGGCATGGGCGTCATCCCGCTGACCTTCAAGGACGGCGAGAGCTGGCAGTCGCACGGCATCACCGGCCAGGAGCGCGTTACCATCAAGGGCATCGCCGATATCACCCCGCGCCAGATGATGGACGTCGAGGTGACCTACGCCGACGGCACCAAGAAGGTGATCGAGTGCCTGTGCCGCGTCGACACCCTCGACGAGCTGGAATACATCAAGGCCGGCGGCATCCTGCACTACGTGCTCAGGAACCTGGTGAACAGCTGAGGCGCCGCATAAGGCCCAGCCAGAGAGATCGGACGGGCCCTGCGGGGCCCGTCAGCTTGTTGAAAACCCGCAACCTCTCCAGTGTCCTCCCGGCCAAGCGTGAGCTGCGAGCCGGAACCGGAGAGCCGCGGTGTCGATGATGTCAAGGAAGGAGATCGAGAGCCCCCCGGCTCGCCGATCCCGCATCTGCGCTTCGCTGCGTGCGTGATGACGCGTTTGAAAGTTTGTCGGAAGAGAAGGAGGAGAACCGGAAGACAAGTGAGGAACGGAAACAAAGCGCCAAGACGATTCCGCCAAGGGGGCGCGCTGCGTCACACGTTGACGGTTTGCCGACTTGTCTTGTCTGGCTACGCAAGCCGTGAGGCTCTTGCACCAAGATTTTGATTTTTATGATTTTTCACGTCGACAGGAAACCTGGTGGAGCCGAGGGGAATCGAACCCCTGACCTCTGCAGTGCGATTGCAGCGCTCTCCCATCTGAGCTACGGCCCCTTTCCGGGTGCGCGCATTTAGGAGAGGAGGCGTCCTCCTGTCAAGCGTTTCGCGTCGCCGTTCCGGGGTGCCGGATCGGAGCCGCTGCGGGCCCGCGGCGGCGGGGGCGCAAGGGGTGCGGAAACCCTGACGACAGATCGCGTCTTGCGGTCGACGGGAGGCGCGGCTACATCATGGCCGACCCATTTTTCGCCGACCCGACAGGAACGGACCTCATGCGCGCACTTCTCGACGTCGTTCTGCTGGTGCTGAATCTCTACACCTACGTGATCATTGCCAGCGCGATTTTTTCCTGGCTCTACGCCTTCAACGTCGTCAATCCGCGCAACCAGGTCATCTCGATGATCGGCCAGATGCTGTACAATCTGACCGAGCCGCTGCTGCGCCCGATCCGGCGTTTCATGCCGAGCCTCGGCGGCCTGGACCTGTCGCCGATCGTGCTGCTGCTCGGCGTGTTCCTGGTCCAGAACATCATCATCCGCTACATCTATCCCAACGTGTTCTGAGCCGATGGCCGGCGCGGCGCGGCCCTGGCGGGCGGTCCCCGGAGGGCTCGCCGTCGACGTGCGGCTGACGCCGCGCGCGGGGAAGGATGCGGTCGAGGGCTGCAGCGAACTGTCCGACGGCCGGCCGGTGGTGCTGGCACGGGTGCGCGCGATCCCCGAAAAGGGCGCCGCCAATGCGGCGCTGGAAGCGCTGATCGCCAAGGCGCTGGGCGTGCCGAAATCGGCCGTGGCGATCGACGCGGGCGCCGGCGCGCGGCTGAAGACGCTGAAGGTCTCCGGCGACGCGGCGGCTCTGGCCGCCGCGCTGGAAGCGCTTACCGGATAGCGGGACGCGGACCGGATCCCGGAGCGCGTAACCGATCCGGATCATTCCTCCAGCTTGCGGGCTTCCTCGGGCAGCATGATCGGGATGCCGTCGCGGATCGGGTAGGCGAGCCGTGCGGCGCGGGAGATCAGTTCCTGGCGTTCGGCATCGTATTCCAGCGTGGTCTTGGTGACCGGACAAACCAGCAGTTCGAGCAGCTTCCGGTCGACCTTGCGCGCAGCCTGTTCGTTCATGGCGGGCATCCTCAATCGATATCTCTATTGCAGCGTGGCGCCGCCGTCGCTGCTCCTGCCCCGGGCGAGGTCGAGCTCGGTGATGGCGACGAGGGTCTCGGCGCGGGTCTTGAGGTCGAAGGCCTCCAGAAGCGCCTGCTTTTCCGGCGCGCCATAAGGGCTCATCATGCACAGGGCGTTGACCAGCACCTCGGTGTCGGCTTTCATCACGCTGTCCCAGTCGGCGTCCATGTCGTTGGCGTCGAGATAGGCGCGGAAGGCCTTGAGCAGGCCGTCGCGGTCGACCGCTTCCTCGCCGTGGCCGGGCTTCAGGTCGTGGGCGAATTCGGCGAAATCGGCCTCGACCTGGCGGAACGGCGTGATGGCGTCCATCTCGACGCGCATGCGGAAGCGGGCGACACCCTGAAGCGTGATCAGGTAGCGACCGTCACCGGTCTCCTGGAAGCCGGTCAGTCGGCCAGCGCAGCCGACCGCCGACAGGGCGGGCCGGGGCGCGTCGGCCGGCGCGTCGGGTGCCGGCTGGATCATGCCGATCAGCCGGCTGCCGGCCAGCGCAGCGTCGACCATGGCGAGATAGCGCGGCTCGAAGATGTTGAGTGGCAACTGGGTGCGCGGCAGCAGCAGGGCGCCGGCGAGCGGAAACACGGGAAGCGCGGCCGGCAGGTCGGCCGGCGTGTCGTATTGGGCGTTGCCTGCCCGCATGGCGTGGTCCTTTCCCGGCTGTCAGGTTTCGGGGCGAAGCGGCTGCCGCCGCTTCGCCCTATACGCTCAGGAGAACAGAACGGACGACAATTTTCTCCGGCCGTAGGCAGAGGCCGGTTCCTTGAAGCCCCAGGCGTCGAAGAACTGCAGCAGCTGCCTGCGCGCGCCGTCGTCGTTCCAGGCCCGGTCGCGGCGCACGATCTCGATCAGCTGGTCGACCGCTGCGGTCTTGTCGCCGCGTGCGTTGAGTGCCAACGCCAGGTCGAAGCGGGCCTGGTGGTCGGCCGGATCGGCGGCGACGCGGCTCTGCAGTTCGGCGAGGTCGCCGAGCGATTCGGCCTGTTCGGCGAGTTCGATCGCGGCCACGGCGGCCGTGTAGGCGGGATCGGCATGGCCCGGTTCGGGCACCATCTCCAGCGCCTGGCGGGCGCGGGCGGCGTCGCCGGTGCCGAGATAGCAGCGGGCCAGGCCGGCGAGCGCGCGCACGCTGTCCGGCGCCATCTGGAGCACGGCGCCGAAATGCTGCGCCGCCTGGCCGTAGTCCTTGGCGGCGAGCAGGGCATCGGCCTGTTCGAGCAGTTGCTCGGTCTCGGCCGCGCCCGGCGCCTTGCCGCCCAGGCGCTCGATGAAGGCCTTGATCTGGCTTTCCGGCTGGGCGCCCATGAAACCGTCGACCGGCTGGCCATTGACGAAGGCGATGACCGCCGGAATGGACTGGATGCCGAGCTGACCGGCCACCTCCGGGTGGTCGTCGATGTTCATCTTGGCCAGCAGCACCGCGCCCTTGGCGGCCTTGACCGCGCCTTCCAGCACCGGCGTCAGCTGGCGGCACGGGCCGCACCAGGGTGCCCAGAAATCGACCAGCACAGGACGGGTCTTCGACGCCTCGATGACATCCTTCATGAAGCTCTGAGTCGTCACGTCGCGGATCACCGCCTCGCCTCCGGCGTCCGAACCGCCGTTCGGCGCGCCGCCTGACGCGCCGCCTGACGCGCCGCCCGGCCCACCGCCATAGCCGCCGCCGAAGCCACCGCCCACAGAACCGCCCATGGAGAAACTGCCACCGCTCATTGCATCTGCCTCTGTCGAAACTCAGGGACGGAAGGAGGCCTTCGCCGTGAAGACGCTCCGCCGAACCATGTCCAGCCTTTGCGCCTAACATGGCGCCACGGCGGGAGAATTACAAACCCTGCGCCTTCGCTTCATCGCTCACCGCCAGCACCAGCGGCTCATGGCCGCAGGCGCGAGCGAAGACCATGAGATCGTCGCGCGCGATGGTCGTCGTCGCGTCGTTGGTGAGCGGGTGGTAGTTGAGCACGGGGTGGCGCATCATCGCTGCATCGAACACCGGTGTGACGCGCCGGGCGGCGCGGTCGTTGATCAGCGCGAAGGGCGTCACCGAGCCAGGCGGCACGCCGAGCACCTCCATTAGCTGCTCGGCGCTGCCGAAGGAAACGCGCCCCTGTGCGCCGAGCACATGGTGGGCCTGCTTGAGGTCGACGGTGGCGTCGGCGAGGACGACGATCAGGAAAAGCCGGCCCTTCTTGTCCTTGACGAACAGGTTGCGCGTGTGTGCTCCGGGAATGGCTTCGTGCAGGTCCAGGCCTTCGGCGACGGTGAACACCGGCCGATGCTCGACGGTCGTGGTCGCGATGCCGAGCGCGTCGAGGAAGGCCATCAGATCGGCGCGGGTGGCGGGCATGGCAGGCTCCGGAAGGCGGGCGACGCTGGAACGCGCCGAGGGGAAGTCGATCCGCTTGTAGCTTATCGGCACGGCGCGCCTCAAGAGCCTGCGGGCGGCGGTGCCGGGCCGTCGAGCGCGGCGCGCGAGCGGGCCCGTGCGGGCGTCTTCCACAGCGTGTCCACAGGCGGGAAGCGGCGGCGCGAGGCGCGAAAAAACCCTGTTGCAATCCGCTGCGGCTTGGTCCATATACAGCCCACCTCGCTGGCGGGTGAGCCGAAAGGCTCTCAGCCGGGTAGAAAATGCGGGTGTAGCTCAGGGGTAGAGCACAACCTTGCCAAGGTTGGGGTCGAGGGTTCGAATCCCTTCGCCCGCTCCAGACTTTCTCAAGAAATGCAGCAACTTAGCAAACGCCCTTCGGGGGGTTGCTGCTTACACGGCTTTTTTGCGGCAAGTGTGTAAGCATTGTGTAAGCACACGAGCGCGCATTTCTGGATATCCTCGGACACTCTTGCGACGGTTCGCCTCCAATCGGGACTGTGCGCTCTCCAACTTCGTGCCCGTGATTCGTCGCACGAGGTGTCGGTGTCAGACATGCAAGTCGATCTTAAGAGCGCATCGCTCGGAGGCCAGCGCCATGTTTCGCTGGTCGAGCGTGGACCGCGTGGCCTCGACTGCCGGGCCTGCGCATCAACGGCGCGATCTGCGCCCCGTCCTCGTCCGTCAGATCAGACGGGTAGCGCTTCGTCTTCCTAGCAATCTCGGCCATTCGGCCGCGGCTCCGCTCGGTCCACATCCCAAGCGTGAATCACGACACGGCCCTCAAGGGAATCTGGAGGCTTCTGTGAGGTCCGGGGGCACAGGCGGGGCACGCGGGCCCGACGTCGGACCTCATTGCAAGCCGGATTGAACGGAGCCGCGGGCAGGACTGGCGCTATGGGGATTGTAGCCGGCAGGAGCGGTCGGGATCGTCTTCGCCGGGCAGACGAAGGGCTCTCGGGATGCGAAGGCGACGAAGGACGCCACGATAGAGGGCGGAATGTTGATGGCGGGCGCCGTCGGCCAGCTTGCTGCGCCTTTCGTCACCGGCCTGACAGCTTGCGCCCACGTGCGATGGGCCAAGAGTTGGCGTTCCGGCGCCCATGGCGACGGATGCGGAGCATGGCAATAAGGACGCATCGGGCGCGATCATGAGGTGTCGTTCCAGAAAGGGTGCGGCGGCGCCTGTCCGCACCGCCAGATGGCGAGTGTGATCATCGGTCCTCCGCAACAAGCGCAGCGATGCGTTGTCGCAAGGGGCTCGGCGGCGACAGCGATGCTTTCGGCGTCCCGTTCGAGAGCATTCTGCCGCGGTTTGGCCAGCAGCCTGCGGCACAGTTCGAGCCTGGTGGTTCGATGACCATTGGCGAGAAAGCCGTAGTGGCGGATGCGGTGGAAGCCGTCGGGCAAGGTGTGCAGCAGGAAGCGGCGGATGAACTCGCGGGCAGCGAGCGTCATGGCCTTGGTCCTGCCGCCATAGCGATAATCGCGCCAGCGGAACGCGACACGATCGTCGTCCATGCTGATCAGCCGGGAGTTGGCAATGGCGACGCGATGGGTGTAGCGGCCTAGATAGGCCAGCACCTGTTGCGGCCCGCAGAAGGGCGGCTTGGCGTAGACCACTCATGCGAGGCGACGGACTTCGGCGAGCATACGGACGAAGGCATCAGGCTTTGCCAGGTGGGCGAGATCGCTGAAGAAGCCCAGCCGGCCCGCATCATGGGCTGCGCGCAGTTCCTCCAGAAAGCGGCGGCGAAACAGGCGCGACAGCACGCGCACGGGCAAAAAGAAGCCCGGCCTGCACGAGATCCAGCGCGTGCCGTCGGGCGAGACGCCGCCGCCCGGCACGATGCAATGCAGGTGGGGATGGTAGGTGAGAGTCTGGCCCCTGCTGTGCAGCATGAGAGCGGCGGTGCAAAATTCGGCCACGGTAGCGGCGGGATAGTCCTGCCGCGGGCGGCGTAAAAGTCGTCCACCTATTTTCCTTCTGCAACATGTGCAGGAGGGTCAGGGGATCTACACCGTGGACTTATATCTGAAGGTGCGTCTGGCGGTCTCGGAGGGGATGAGCCGACGTCAGGCAGCGAAGCATTTCAATATCTCACGCGACAGC from Polymorphum gilvum SL003B-26A1 carries:
- a CDS encoding prolyl-tRNA synthetase associated domain-containing protein, which gives rise to MPATRADLMAFLDALGIATTTVEHRPVFTVAEGLDLHEAIPGAHTRNLFVKDKKGRLFLIVVLADATVDLKQAHHVLGAQGRVSFGSAEQLMEVLGVPPGSVTPFALINDRAARRVTPVFDAAMMRHPVLNYHPLTNDATTTIARDDLMVFARACGHEPLVLAVSDEAKAQGL
- a CDS encoding DUF167 family protein, whose translation is MAGAARPWRAVPGGLAVDVRLTPRAGKDAVEGCSELSDGRPVVLARVRAIPEKGAANAALEALIAKALGVPKSAVAIDAGAGARLKTLKVSGDAAALAAALEALTG
- a CDS encoding Trm112 family protein, which gives rise to MNEQAARKVDRKLLELLVCPVTKTTLEYDAERQELISRAARLAYPIRDGIPIMLPEEARKLEE
- a CDS encoding YggT family protein, giving the protein MADPFFADPTGTDLMRALLDVVLLVLNLYTYVIIASAIFSWLYAFNVVNPRNQVISMIGQMLYNLTEPLLRPIRRFMPSLGGLDLSPIVLLLGVFLVQNIIIRYIYPNVF
- a CDS encoding LON peptidase substrate-binding domain-containing protein, which encodes MRAGNAQYDTPADLPAALPVFPLAGALLLPRTQLPLNIFEPRYLAMVDAALAGSRLIGMIQPAPDAPADAPRPALSAVGCAGRLTGFQETGDGRYLITLQGVARFRMRVEMDAITPFRQVEADFAEFAHDLKPGHGEEAVDRDGLLKAFRAYLDANDMDADWDSVMKADTEVLVNALCMMSPYGAPEKQALLEAFDLKTRAETLVAITELDLARGRSSDGGATLQ
- the trxA gene encoding thioredoxin, with product MSGGSFSMGGSVGGGFGGGYGGGPGGASGGASGGAPNGGSDAGGEAVIRDVTTQSFMKDVIEASKTRPVLVDFWAPWCGPCRQLTPVLEGAVKAAKGAVLLAKMNIDDHPEVAGQLGIQSIPAVIAFVNGQPVDGFMGAQPESQIKAFIERLGGKAPGAAETEQLLEQADALLAAKDYGQAAQHFGAVLQMAPDSVRALAGLARCYLGTGDAARARQALEMVPEPGHADPAYTAAVAAIELAEQAESLGDLAELQSRVAADPADHQARFDLALALNARGDKTAAVDQLIEIVRRDRAWNDDGARRQLLQFFDAWGFKEPASAYGRRKLSSVLFS